The Saccharopolyspora gloriosae genome window below encodes:
- a CDS encoding type VII secretion system-associated protein, which yields MADTSPTDTAPTDTGRDQWALLVDPGWQPEDEDAEVPESAIVGAWLVEADGTTRTFRANHLFQPSSPDVPTDPVDAELKLVLRGESDTASLLGTLRPAELWIAVDEQGAAIVTPAPDDVPSVLVATAPVQAQQLEVPGWQEIGATELAAELPADGVDVLLNPGGAASVRIGAQEFRDAVADEDAAGQPVVTTSATPEAAPAPAARADGPNPGDPAAEHAPATAQRATAAAPPAATGEPAPATAEHFAADLAAWRPMTAPDAEQPPYPAEELDGFDDPLPPPPSFPGKH from the coding sequence ATGGCGGACACCTCCCCCACCGACACCGCGCCCACGGACACCGGCAGGGACCAGTGGGCGCTGCTCGTCGACCCCGGCTGGCAGCCGGAGGACGAAGACGCCGAGGTACCGGAGTCGGCGATCGTCGGCGCGTGGCTCGTCGAGGCCGACGGCACCACCCGCACGTTCCGGGCGAACCACCTGTTCCAGCCGTCGAGCCCGGACGTGCCGACCGATCCGGTGGACGCCGAGCTGAAGCTGGTGCTGCGCGGCGAATCCGACACCGCGTCGCTGCTCGGCACGCTGCGCCCCGCCGAGCTCTGGATCGCCGTGGACGAGCAGGGCGCCGCGATCGTGACGCCCGCCCCCGACGACGTGCCCTCGGTGCTGGTGGCGACCGCGCCCGTGCAGGCCCAGCAGCTGGAAGTGCCCGGCTGGCAGGAGATCGGCGCGACCGAGCTCGCCGCGGAACTCCCCGCCGACGGGGTCGACGTGCTGCTCAACCCCGGCGGCGCGGCCTCGGTGCGGATCGGCGCGCAGGAGTTCCGCGACGCCGTCGCCGACGAGGACGCCGCCGGGCAGCCGGTAGTGACCACGTCCGCGACGCCGGAGGCGGCACCGGCTCCGGCGGCGCGGGCGGACGGGCCGAATCCCGGCGACCCGGCCGCCGAGCACGCGCCGGCCACCGCTCAGCGGGCCACCGCCGCCGCACCGCCCGCCGCGACGGGCGAACCCGCGCCCGCCACCGCCGAGCACTTCGCGGCCGACCTCGCGGCCTGGCGGCCCATGACCGCCCCGGACGCCGAGCAGCCGCCCTACCCGGCCGAAGAGCTCGACGGGTTCGACGACCCGCTGCCGCCGCCACCGTCGTTCCCCGGCAAGCACTGA
- a CDS encoding type VII secretion system-associated protein encodes MHDDSTAPGAGDAEQRWALVLDPAWQPTAEGEAPPIEAVLGAWALDSDGVTGPFRANPGYVPSGPGSPTDPVDAAVRGAARGEHDEAAVLATMRDALFGIALDEQGAAIVAPAPDDVPSVLVTTSPAHTWRVDAPTWQEITAKDLADSLPAEGVDLLLNPGAPESMRIAAIAFKTVVADTDPVVLGDPPFPA; translated from the coding sequence GTGCACGACGACAGCACGGCGCCTGGTGCGGGCGACGCCGAGCAGCGGTGGGCGCTCGTCCTCGACCCGGCGTGGCAGCCCACCGCCGAAGGCGAGGCCCCGCCGATCGAAGCGGTGCTCGGCGCCTGGGCGCTCGACTCCGACGGTGTCACCGGGCCGTTCCGCGCCAACCCCGGCTACGTGCCCTCCGGCCCCGGCTCGCCCACCGACCCGGTGGACGCGGCGGTGCGCGGCGCGGCGCGCGGCGAGCACGACGAGGCGGCCGTGCTGGCCACGATGCGCGACGCGCTGTTCGGCATCGCGCTCGACGAGCAGGGCGCGGCGATCGTGGCGCCCGCTCCCGACGACGTGCCCTCGGTGCTGGTGACCACTTCGCCCGCGCACACCTGGCGGGTCGACGCGCCCACCTGGCAGGAGATCACCGCGAAGGACCTCGCCGACTCGCTGCCCGCCGAGGGCGTCGACCTGCTGCTCAACCCGGGCGCTCCGGAGTCGATGCGGATCGCGGCGATCGCGTTCAAGACCGTCGTCGCCGACACCGACCCCGTCGTGCTCGGCGATCCGCCGTTCCCGGCCTGA
- a CDS encoding type VII secretion system-associated protein — MAADDTPNQETEDQWILLVDPAWTPESDDARPPEEAVVGGWFVPADGTAQRFEPNPNYEPSSEDSATDPVDATLRLVVQGQAEGDALLATLRDAVLSIAVDEQGEAIVVPSPDDVPSVLAVTAPAHSARLDVPNFREVSTRELAEALPDEGVDVLLNPGAPSSMRLLASALKEAAGPAAAPAPEPPFRAEP; from the coding sequence ATGGCAGCCGACGACACCCCGAACCAGGAAACCGAGGACCAGTGGATCCTGCTGGTCGACCCGGCCTGGACCCCGGAATCAGACGACGCCAGGCCACCGGAGGAGGCGGTCGTCGGCGGCTGGTTCGTGCCCGCGGACGGCACCGCGCAGCGGTTCGAGCCGAACCCGAACTACGAACCGTCCTCGGAGGATTCGGCGACCGACCCGGTCGACGCGACGCTGCGGCTCGTGGTGCAGGGCCAGGCGGAAGGGGACGCGCTGCTGGCGACCTTGCGGGACGCGGTGCTGAGCATCGCCGTCGACGAGCAGGGCGAGGCGATCGTCGTGCCCTCCCCGGACGACGTGCCGTCGGTGCTGGCGGTGACCGCGCCCGCGCACTCCGCCCGGCTCGACGTCCCGAACTTCCGCGAGGTCAGCACCCGGGAACTCGCCGAAGCGCTGCCCGACGAAGGCGTGGACGTGCTGCTCAACCCCGGTGCCCCGTCCTCGATGCGGCTGCTCGCGAGCGCGCTCAAGGAAGCGGCCGGTCCCGCCGCCGCGCCCGCCCCAGAACCCCCGTTCCGCGCCGAACCCTGA